A single window of Helicobacter pylori DNA harbors:
- a CDS encoding NCS2 family permease translates to MGFFKLKEHNTNIATEFRAGLTTFITMIYIVPLNALILSHANMPYEALLSATAIITILSSVFNGLWANTPIAMSVGLGLSAYFSFGLVQGLKLPWQSALGIVALSGAIFVILSFTKFRSWVMRSIPSDLRRAVSAGIGAFIAFIGLKEMHIVVTHKATLVTLGDFGDPHVLLGVVGIILTFALYTLKIKGSFIIAVLITSILAWVLKLAPYPSEFFSMPASIGPIAFQLDFKGIFFDASGAFTLALVPVIITFFVTDLFDSLGTLAGIGHKTDFFNDEEKNKELERTLEADAVASLGSAVVGVSTTTAFIESASGVEEGGRTGLTAVFTGLFFVLTLFCLPLLKAIPGNAIYPVLVVVGVLMFSVLEGVNFKDMAISVSTFLTVVMMPLTFSIADGLAFGFLSYGIIKLVQKDFKALNSGIIILCIISVSVFIFR, encoded by the coding sequence ATGGGGTTTTTCAAGCTTAAAGAACACAACACGAACATTGCCACCGAGTTTAGAGCGGGTTTAACGACCTTTATCACCATGATTTACATCGTGCCCTTAAACGCTCTTATCCTTTCTCACGCCAACATGCCTTATGAAGCCCTTTTAAGCGCAACGGCCATTATCACTATCTTATCGAGCGTGTTTAACGGATTGTGGGCAAACACCCCCATAGCCATGAGCGTGGGCTTAGGGTTGTCAGCTTATTTTAGCTTCGGGTTGGTTCAGGGGCTAAAACTCCCTTGGCAGAGCGCTTTAGGCATCGTAGCGCTCTCGGGAGCGATTTTTGTGATTTTGTCTTTCACTAAATTTAGAAGTTGGGTCATGCGAAGCATTCCTAGCGATTTAAGGCGTGCGGTGAGCGCGGGGATAGGGGCTTTTATCGCATTTATTGGCCTTAAAGAAATGCATATCGTCGTTACCCATAAGGCTACGCTTGTAACCTTAGGCGATTTTGGCGATCCGCATGTGTTATTGGGGGTTGTGGGGATCATTCTAACTTTCGCGCTCTACACGCTCAAAATCAAGGGTTCTTTCATTATAGCGGTCTTAATCACTTCCATTCTCGCATGGGTTTTAAAGCTAGCCCCTTACCCTAGCGAGTTTTTTTCCATGCCCGCTAGCATTGGCCCTATCGCCTTTCAATTAGACTTTAAAGGCATTTTTTTTGATGCGAGTGGGGCTTTCACTTTAGCGTTAGTGCCAGTTATTATCACTTTTTTTGTAACCGATTTGTTTGATTCTTTAGGCACGCTTGCAGGGATTGGCCACAAGACTGATTTTTTCAATGATGAAGAAAAAAATAAGGAATTAGAAAGGACTTTAGAAGCGGATGCGGTGGCTTCTTTAGGGAGCGCGGTGGTAGGCGTTTCTACCACGACGGCTTTTATAGAAAGCGCGAGTGGGGTTGAAGAGGGAGGCCGCACAGGGCTTACAGCGGTTTTTACCGGATTATTTTTTGTTTTAACGCTCTTTTGCTTGCCTCTTTTAAAAGCCATTCCTGGCAATGCGATTTATCCGGTGCTAGTGGTAGTAGGGGTTTTGATGTTTAGCGTGTTAGAGGGGGTGAATTTTAAAGACATGGCCATTAGCGTTTCCACTTTTTTAACCGTGGTGATGATGCCTTTAACCTTCTCCATTGCCGATGGCTTAGCCTTTGGCTTTTTGTCTTATGGTATCATCAAATTGGTTCAAAAAGACTTCAAAGCGCTCAATTCAGGCATCATCATTCTCTGCATCATTTCTGTTTCTGTATTTATCTTTCGTTAA
- a CDS encoding amino acid ABC transporter permease (The N-terminal region of this protein, as described by TIGR01726, is a three transmembrane segment that identifies a subfamily of ABC transporter permease subunits, which specificities that include histidine, arginine, glutamine, glutamate, L-cystine (sic), the opines (in Agrobacterium) octopine and nopaline, etc.), translated as MGVLLELDNLKRLLEGFETTLLIALSSAIVSIVVGILLGSLMAFGSQIVVLACRVYLESIRIIPLLAWLFIVYFGLASWFDLHISAVLASVIVFSLWGGAEMMDLTRGVLTSVSKHQVESALALGLDSKRVIFNIIFPQSFLSLLPSSLNLFTRMIKTTALVSLIGAIDLLKVGQQIIELNLLRMPNASFVVYGVILMFYFGLCYSLSLYSSYLEKKFQYIRG; from the coding sequence ATGGGAGTTTTGTTAGAATTAGACAACCTTAAGCGTTTGTTAGAAGGGTTTGAAACCACTCTTTTGATCGCTCTTAGCTCTGCGATTGTTTCAATCGTTGTTGGAATACTTTTGGGGAGCTTGATGGCGTTTGGTTCTCAAATAGTGGTTTTGGCGTGTCGTGTGTATTTAGAAAGCATTCGCATTATCCCGCTTTTAGCATGGCTGTTTATCGTGTATTTCGGGTTAGCGAGTTGGTTTGATTTGCATATTAGCGCGGTTTTGGCGAGCGTTATTGTTTTTAGCTTGTGGGGGGGCGCTGAAATGATGGATTTGACTAGAGGGGTTTTAACTTCCGTAAGCAAACACCAAGTAGAAAGCGCTCTAGCTTTAGGCTTAGATTCAAAAAGGGTGATTTTTAATATTATTTTCCCTCAAAGCTTTTTGTCTTTACTGCCCTCAAGCCTTAATTTATTCACGCGCATGATTAAAACCACGGCTTTAGTTTCTCTCATTGGAGCGATTGATTTGTTAAAAGTGGGCCAGCAAATCATAGAGCTTAACCTCTTACGCATGCCTAATGCGAGTTTTGTGGTCTATGGCGTTATCTTAATGTTTTATTTTGGTTTATGCTATAGTTTGAGCCTGTATAGTTCCTATTTAGAAAAAAAATTCCAATACATCAGAGGGTAA
- a CDS encoding sugar MFS transporter yields the protein MQKTSNTLALGSLTALFFLMGFITVLNDILIPHLKPIFDLTYFEASLIQFCFFGAYFIMGGVFGNVISKIGYPFGVVLGFVITATGCALFYPAAHFGSYGFFLGALFILASGIVCLQTAGNPFVTLLSKGKEARNLVLVQAFNSLGTTLGPIFGSLLIFSTTKMGDNASLIDKLADAKSVQMPYLGLAVFSLLLALIMYLLKLPDVEKEMPKETTQKSLFSHKHFVFGALGIFFYVGGEVAIGSFLVLSFEKLLNLDPQSSAHYLVYYWGGAMVGRFLGSVLMNKIAPNKYLAFNALSSIVLIALAILIGGKIALFALTFVGFFNSIMFPTIFSLATLNLGHLTSKASGVISMAIVGGALIPPIQGAVTDMLTATESNLLYAYSVPLLCYFYILFFALKGYKQEENS from the coding sequence ATGCAAAAAACTTCTAACACTTTGGCGCTGGGGAGTTTGACAGCGCTATTCTTTCTAATGGGTTTTATCACGGTTTTAAACGATATTTTAATCCCACACTTAAAGCCCATTTTTGACTTGACCTATTTTGAAGCTTCGCTCATTCAATTTTGCTTTTTTGGGGCGTATTTCATCATGGGAGGCGTTTTTGGGAATGTGATCAGTAAAATCGGCTACCCTTTTGGTGTGGTGCTTGGTTTTGTGATCACAGCGACGGGGTGCGCGTTGTTTTATCCGGCGGCGCATTTTGGCTCCTATGGGTTTTTTTTAGGAGCGTTGTTTATTTTAGCGAGCGGGATTGTGTGCTTGCAAACCGCTGGTAATCCCTTTGTAACCTTGCTTTCTAAAGGTAAAGAAGCCAGAAACCTGGTTTTAGTCCAGGCGTTCAATTCGCTTGGCACGACTTTAGGGCCTATTTTTGGGAGCTTGTTGATTTTTAGCACGACTAAAATGGGCGATAATGCAAGTTTGATAGATAAATTAGCGGACGCCAAAAGCGTTCAGATGCCTTATTTGGGCTTGGCGGTGTTTTCGCTTCTTTTAGCGCTCATCATGTATCTTTTGAAATTGCCTGATGTGGAAAAAGAAATGCCTAAAGAAACGACGCAAAAAAGCCTGTTTTCGCACAAACACTTTGTTTTTGGGGCTTTGGGGATCTTTTTTTATGTGGGGGGAGAAGTTGCAATTGGCTCATTCTTGGTGCTAAGCTTTGAAAAGCTTTTGAATTTAGACCCTCAATCAAGCGCGCATTACTTGGTGTATTATTGGGGAGGCGCGATGGTGGGCCGTTTCTTAGGCAGTGTGTTGATGAATAAAATTGCCCCTAATAAATACCTGGCTTTCAACGCTTTAAGCTCTATCGTGCTTATCGCTTTGGCTATTCTCATTGGAGGCAAGATCGCTTTATTCGCTCTGACTTTTGTGGGCTTTTTCAACTCTATCATGTTCCCTACGATCTTTTCTTTGGCTACGCTCAATTTAGGGCATCTCACTTCTAAGGCTTCTGGGGTGATTAGCATGGCGATTGTAGGAGGAGCGTTAATCCCCCCCATTCAAGGTGCGGTTACAGACATGCTAACAGCAACCGAATCGAATCTGCTCTACGCTTATAGCGTGCCGTTGTTGTGCTATTTTTACATCCTCTTCTTTGCGCTTAAGGGGTATAAGCAAGAAGAAAACTCCTAA
- a CDS encoding amino acid ABC transporter ATP-binding protein translates to MSVILETKGLKKTYQNHLVLDGINFTLNKGEVAVILGPSGCGKSTFLKCLNGLEKIDGGEILFENTNLNTPATNWNQMRQKIGMVFQNYELFPHLNVLDNILLAPLKVQKRSKDEIISQAVELLKRVGLEHKQQAYPKELSGGQKQRVAIVRSLCMRPKIMLFDEVTASLDPEMVKEVLEVILELATTGMSMVIVTHEMKFAQKIAHKIVFFDSGKIAEENSAKEFFNHPKSQRAQKFLETFHFLGSC, encoded by the coding sequence ATGAGCGTGATTTTAGAAACCAAAGGGTTAAAAAAAACCTATCAAAACCATTTGGTTTTAGACGGCATCAATTTCACTTTAAACAAGGGTGAAGTGGCAGTGATTTTAGGGCCTAGCGGGTGCGGGAAAAGCACTTTTTTAAAATGCCTGAACGGGCTTGAAAAGATTGATGGAGGTGAAATCCTTTTTGAAAACACTAACCTTAATACGCCAGCCACTAACTGGAATCAAATGCGCCAAAAAATAGGCATGGTGTTTCAAAATTATGAATTGTTCCCGCATTTAAATGTGTTGGATAATATCTTACTCGCTCCTTTAAAAGTGCAAAAACGATCCAAAGATGAGATCATTTCTCAAGCCGTAGAGCTTTTAAAGCGAGTGGGTTTGGAGCATAAACAACAAGCTTACCCTAAAGAATTGAGCGGTGGGCAAAAACAACGAGTAGCGATCGTGCGTTCTTTGTGCATGCGGCCAAAAATCATGCTTTTTGATGAAGTAACCGCCTCTTTAGACCCTGAAATGGTTAAAGAAGTTTTAGAAGTGATTTTAGAATTAGCCACAACGGGCATGAGCATGGTGATTGTAACGCATGAAATGAAATTCGCGCAAAAAATCGCTCATAAAATCGTGTTTTTTGATAGCGGTAAAATCGCTGAAGAAAACAGCGCTAAAGAATTTTTTAACCACCCGAAATCTCAAAGAGCGCAAAAATTTTTAGAAACTTTCCATTTTTTAGGAAGCTGTTAA
- a CDS encoding transporter substrate-binding domain-containing protein, translating to MKTNGLFKMWGLFLVLIALVFSACSDSHKEKKDALEVIKQRGVLKVGVFSDKPPFGSVDSKGKYQGYDVVIAKRMALDLLGDENKIEFIPVEASARVEFLKANKVDIIMANFTHTKEREKVVDFAKPYMKVALGVISKDGVIKNIEELKDKELIVNKGTTADFYFTKNYPNIKLLKFEQNTETFLALLNNKAIALAHDNTLLLAWAKQHPEFKLGITSLGDKDVIAPAIKKGNPKLLEWLNNEMDSLISSDFLKEAYKETLEPVYGDGIKPEEIIFE from the coding sequence ATGAAAACAAACGGGCTTTTTAAAATGTGGGGGCTATTTTTAGTTTTAATCGCTTTAGTCTTTAGCGCATGTTCTGATAGCCATAAAGAAAAGAAGGACGCTTTAGAAGTCATTAAACAAAGAGGGGTTTTAAAAGTGGGGGTTTTTAGCGATAAGCCTCCTTTTGGATCTGTGGATTCTAAAGGGAAATATCAAGGCTATGATGTAGTCATCGCTAAACGCATGGCCCTTGATTTATTGGGCGATGAAAATAAGATTGAGTTTATTCCTGTAGAAGCTTCAGCTAGGGTGGAATTTTTAAAAGCCAATAAAGTGGATATTATCATGGCTAATTTCACGCACACTAAAGAAAGAGAAAAAGTCGTGGATTTCGCTAAGCCGTATATGAAAGTCGCTTTGGGGGTGATTTCTAAAGATGGGGTCATTAAAAATATAGAAGAGTTGAAGGATAAAGAGTTGATCGTGAATAAAGGCACGACAGCGGATTTTTATTTCACTAAAAACTACCCCAATATCAAACTTTTGAAATTTGAACAAAACACAGAGACTTTTTTAGCCCTTTTAAACAATAAGGCTATCGCATTAGCCCATGATAACACTTTATTGCTCGCTTGGGCGAAACAACACCCTGAATTTAAATTAGGCATTACAAGCCTTGGCGATAAGGATGTGATCGCTCCAGCGATTAAAAAAGGCAACCCTAAGCTTTTAGAGTGGTTGAATAACGAGATGGATTCCCTCATTTCTAGCGACTTTTTAAAAGAAGCTTACAAGGAGACTTTAGAGCCTGTTTATGGCGATGGAATCAAACCGGAAGAAATTATTTTTGAATGA
- a CDS encoding amino acid ABC transporter permease, which yields MALDWDFMFHSIPMFFKGLELTLYISFFGILLSLLVGFLCAIILYFKTRFISPIVYIYGEIARNTPLLIQLFFLYYGLNEIGLSALECAILALGFLGGGYMSQSFLLGFKSLASIQRESALSLGFGPLKMMYYIILPQSLSVSMPSIGANVIFLLKETSVVGAIALTDIMFVAKDFIGIYYKTTESLLMLSLTYLIALLPLSVLFVILERFFKKKVA from the coding sequence ATGGCATTAGATTGGGATTTTATGTTTCACTCCATCCCTATGTTTTTTAAGGGGTTAGAACTCACGCTTTATATTTCTTTCTTTGGGATTTTGCTCTCTCTTTTGGTGGGGTTTTTGTGCGCGATCATTTTGTATTTTAAAACGCGCTTTATCTCCCCTATCGTCTATATCTATGGCGAAATCGCTAGGAACACGCCCCTACTCATCCAGCTTTTCTTTTTGTATTACGGGTTGAATGAAATCGGTTTGAGCGCTTTAGAATGCGCGATTTTAGCGTTAGGGTTTTTGGGTGGGGGGTATATGAGTCAAAGTTTTTTGCTTGGGTTTAAAAGCTTAGCTTCCATTCAAAGAGAAAGCGCTTTGAGTTTGGGGTTTGGCCCTTTGAAAATGATGTATTATATTATTCTGCCTCAAAGCTTAAGCGTTTCTATGCCTTCCATAGGGGCGAATGTGATTTTTTTACTCAAAGAAACTTCGGTGGTGGGCGCGATAGCCCTAACCGATATCATGTTTGTGGCGAAAGATTTTATTGGCATTTATTACAAAACGACTGAAAGCCTTTTGATGTTAAGCCTCACTTATTTGATCGCTTTACTCCCTTTAAGCGTTTTGTTTGTGATCTTAGAGCGTTTTTTTAAAAAGAAAGTGGCTTAA